DNA sequence from the Candidatus Krumholzibacteriia bacterium genome:
TAGCTGGCGAAGACGCCGGGCTCGTGCTCCCACATGCCCCGCCCGGAGAGTACCCACAGGCTGCCGTCCTCGGCGAAGCGGAGGTCGGCGACGGCCGCGTGCGTCGGGCTCACCTCGAAGGTGGAGCCCGGGTTCCAGCGCGTGATGGAGTCGAAGAACTTCTGGAAGCGCTTCTTGATCTCGCCGGTGCGGGCGAAGGGCGCGTACTTTGGCCGGTCGATGACGCGGTTCGGGCTGCCATCGGGATTCCACAGGGTGATGCGGTAGTCGTCGTAGGTGAGCGCCGACGCCACGCGGCCGTCCGGCGCCAGGGCCCAGCGGCGCTGGAAGTTGCTGAAGGTCTTCTCGACGAACTTCATACCGCCGAAGCGCGTTTCCGCGTTTTCCTCGTGGTAACGAGCGATTTGCTTGCCCTGGGGATCGAACGCCGTGAGGTAGCTCACCTGGTTCTGCTTGCCGTCCTGCGTGTGCTGCTGCGCTCCGGCGAGCACGACGCGGTCGGGCAGGCCGCGGCCGACGAAGACGAGCTGGAAGCCGCCGCCCGCCACCTCCGGAAGCGCGAAGTTGCCGGCGGGTGTGCCATCGAGGCCGAGCTTGACGATCCGTCCCGGGAAGACTTGCACGACCCCGAGCGCGTTGCCCGGACCGAGGAACAGGTCGCTGGCATTGCGGAATTCTCCCGGGCCCTCGCCCTCCCGACCGATCTGACGCAGGTGCTCCCCGGTCGGCGAGAAGACATGGATGGTCGAGAGCTGCCCATCGAGCACATAGATGTTGCCCTCGCGGTCGGTGACCAGTCCCGCCACCAGGCCGAAGAGGACGTCGTCATCCTCGCCGCCGCGACGCCAGAGCTCCTTCGCTTGCAGCCTGACTTCTTCGCCCGGGGTCTCGCTGCTCTCCACCACGGGCGCATTGCTCTTGCCGGCTTCTTGGCCCGGCGACGGTGTTGCCGCCGCGGCCCCTCCGACGAGCACGGCGATACCGAGGTTCCTGACGAGCTTGTTCACGATCTCCTCCGTCGGATGCGGCTCCACGGACCATCGAGGATGGGGAGGCGCGATTGTAGCACCGCCCCTGTGTACGGTTTGTACGGTGGCGGGGGCCGTGCCGTTGCCCCCACCGCTCGCCTCCCCACGCCTGGATGCGGGAGGTGGTGGCGAAGGCCATTCCGGCGCGGCCGATCGGGGTTGTTGGGCCTTGCAGCCGGAGAAATGTGGCGGCACTCACGGCTGCTGCCGCTGCTGCAGCCTTTCCAGCGCCTTCTGGATCGCCGGGTTGTCCGGCTGCAGACGCCGCGCTGCTTCGAGATAGCGCGCCGCAGCGGCGAAGTCCTCGAGCCGCAGCGCCACCATGCCGGCCATGCGCAGGGCCTCGAAGTTCTCGGGCATGACCTGCAGAGCGGCCTGGAACTCGGCGTAGGCTCCCTCGAGATCGCGTCCCGCCATCAGGAGACGGCCCAGGTACACGTGGGTGGCGACGCTCTGTGGTTGCAGAGCGAGCGCCCGGCGGTACGCTTCCATGGCGCCCTGGGTGTCGCGCTTCGCCTGCAGGAGGACGCCGAGATTGTGCCAGGCGTTGAAATTGCGCGGATCCAGCTGCACCGCGCGCCGCTGCGCTTCTTCCGCCGGGCCGAAACTGCGGCGCTCGGTGAGGGCGAGGCCGAGACGGTCCCAGAAAGCGGCACGCTCTGGCTCCTCGCGCACCGCTTGTCGCCAGATGGCGAGGTCGTCACGCCACAGGCGGGCGCGCCAGGAAGAGATCACGAGCAGCCCCACCAGCACCAGCGTCGCGACCGCCAGCACGAGTCGCCGCCACCAGCCGCGCCGCTCCCAGGCAGTCTCCACCAGAACACCCACCGGTGCGAGCCAGAAAGCGGAAGGGAGATAGAGAAAGCGCTCGGACAAGCGCGTCTCCTGCGGCAACAAGTTGAGAACCGGGAGCAGGGCGGCGAAACCCGCGAGTGCGGCGCAACGGAGGGCGGGGCGCGCTCGCGGCCGGAGCGCCAAGGCTCCGCCCCAGAGGGCGCCCGCGACGACGACCGCCGCCGCCGCCCACGCCACCCCGAGTTGCGCCGGCTCCGGTTCGACGAGGAGACGTGCCACGGGGGCGAAGAGAGCCATCAGAACGAACACGAGGCTCTGCAAGGGCAGGAGCAGATTGCCCGCCGCGGCAGCTCCCTGCGCCGTCGTCGGCAACAGCGACGGGAGCGCCGCCGCACGCAAGACAAGCGCCAGCGCCAGCGCGGCGGCGAGGGCGGCGATTTCCTTCCACGGCGCACGCCTTTGCACCCACCAGACGAGGGCCAGCAACACCGGCAGCACGATGGCGCTCTCTTTGGAAAGAAAGGCGAGCAGGCTCGCAGCGCCGACGCCGAGCCAGGCCCAGCGGTGCCGCGCACCCGCGGCGCCGAGCGCCAGCAGGACGAAGAGCGTCGCGAGTACGTCCACGCGCCCGGAGACGAAAGCCACCGATTCGGCATGCACGGGATGCACGGCGAAAACGAGCGCCGTCCACCAGGCGGCTGCCGGCGACACGCCCAGCGCGGCGAGCGCCGGAAGCACGGCGAGCGTGGCCAGGGTATGCAACACCAAGTTGGTCAGGTGCGCACCTTGCGGCCGGCCGCGCCAGACGTGCACGTCGAAGGCGTTGCAGAGAACCGCGAGGGGGCGGTAATAGCCCGAAACACCGGGAGCTTCGCTGCTGGCGTAGTAGTCCCGTCCGAAGGCGGCCCACCAGACATCGGCCCGCGCCAGGTCGGCATTGCGTTCGATGAGGACGTGATCGTCGAAGACCCAGCCCCCGCGGGGGACGGCGACTGCGAAGGCCAGCAGCGCCGCGACAGCGAGAACCACGAGCCGGATTCGTGCCCATCCGCGCGCCATGGAACCTGCGACCTCGGGGAGGAACGACGAGTTCAGGGGACGAACTTCCAGAGCAGAGCCGCCAGACCCCAAGCGAACCCAGCGAGGGCCACCACCACCCATTCCCCCGCTCGCACGTACGGCGTCACGGTCGCCGTGTGCAGCGGCAGTGTAGCGCGCAGCACCTCGGGCTGCCACAGCGCCGTCCGCGCCAGGATGCTCCCGTCGGCATCGATCACCGCCGAGATCCCGGTGTTGGTTGCACGCACGATGGGCCGGCCGGTTTCGAAGGCGCGCATGCGCGCCAGCGACAGGTGCTGCTCGGGCTCGGCGTAGCTCCCGAACCAGTAGTCGTTGGTGAGGTTGAGGAGCACTTCGGCTCCCTGACGCACGCCACGGCGGACGTAGCGCGGGAAGAGCAGCTCGTAGCAGATGAGGGGCGCGTAGCGCACGCCTTCCACTTCCAGCACCCGCGCGCCCGGTCCCGGGGAGAACTCGCCGGCGTTGGGGATGAGGTCGAGGAGAACGGGGAAGCGTTCGGCGAACGGGATGTGCTCACCCAGAGGCAAGAGGTTGTGCTTGTGGTAGCGCTCGCGCACCCGGCCGCGGGAATCCATCCAGAAGAGCGTGTTGTACACCCGCCAGGTGCCGGTGCGTTGCACCTGGAAATCATAGCCGCCGAAGACGAGGGGCACGTCGAGGCTACGGACCAGGGCGCGCACGGGCTCGAAGGCTTCGTTCCGTGGCGTCACCGGCACCGCCGTCTCGGGCCAGACGACGAGATCGGCACGCTGTTCCTTCACCGTCGCCTGGGTCATGGCGGCGTAGCGTCCGATCACGTGGCTCGCCATGCGGCCGCTGCTGCCCAACTCCTCGATGAAAACACCGGCGTCGCCGATATTGGTCTGTACGAGCGCGAGCCGAAGCTGCCTCTCCACCGGCAACGCCGCCATGAGGCGCTGCCGGCGGAGACCGTAGGTCCACAGGAGGGCGACGCACAACAAGCAGAGCCCGAGTTCCATGGCGCGGCGCCGCCGGCTCACGCCGCCACCTCCCCACCAACCGAGGCAAGCGCCGAACCAAGCCAGGAGGAAGGAGAGCCCGAAGGTCCCGACCAGGGCCGCGGACGCCGGCAGGAACGGCATGTTCCCCTGCGTCGAACCCAGCGTGTCGGGGAACACCTTCGGCACCACCTCTTCCAGCAGCGTATACAACAAGGCCGTCGCCGCCGCGGGCCAGCGCTCGAAGCGCCCGCGCCAGCGCTGCAGGATCAAAGCGAACAGAGTGAAGTTGATCTCACCGAAACTGGCGTAGACCAGGAGGAGAAGCGCCGCCACCGGCAAGGGCGCACGCCAGAAACGCATCGCCATGTCGGCGATCCAGGCGTAGCCAATGGCGCACATGACCACGGCAGCGAGGGCGCCGTAGAGCACCGCCTGGCGCCAGGTGCGGAGGCTGCGCATGGCGCGGACGAAGGGGAACAACACCAGCCACGCCAGCGGACCCGCGTGCACTGGAGGAAACGCCAGCGCGTACAACGCCCCGGCGAGGACGCAAAGCGTCAGTGGGTGATCCAACCAGCGGCCCAGTCTCGTGAGGCGCAATGGATCTCCACCTTTCGCAACGCCGCAGGCGCGACGGGCTGCCGCCGCGGCCCGCTCGCGTCGTGACCGGTCCCGGGAAGAAGGAAGGATGGGAACCTGCACGGGGCGCGGCGTCGTGTCGCACCCGTCGCGATGAAACCCGGAAGGTTAGCCTCAAGCCGCCTTCCTTCTCAATGCCATCGCGACCGCCCGCCGCGGCTCGACCGTGCCTCCCATCGCCGCGGGACGGCCTCCCATCGCCGCCGCCCGTCGGCCTGTGCTAGGCTCCCGCAGGTTGCCTGCAGGGCGGCGCGCTGCGATCGGCCCTCCTGGTCCGCCGAGTCCCGTGCCGGTTCTCGGTCCAGGGATTGCTGCGCAAATCGAGACCGCGTTTCTCGAGGAGCGGGGGCGAACCGGCCATGCCTTTCTTCATCCACGATCAGAAGCGCGCCCTGGGCCGTCTGCACGCCGGCGATCCCCAGCACGCCGATCTCATCGAATTCCTCGGATCGACGGTGGACCGCTTCGC
Encoded proteins:
- a CDS encoding 6-bladed beta-propeller, coding for MNKLVRNLGIAVLVGGAAAATPSPGQEAGKSNAPVVESSETPGEEVRLQAKELWRRGGEDDDVLFGLVAGLVTDREGNIYVLDGQLSTIHVFSPTGEHLRQIGREGEGPGEFRNASDLFLGPGNALGVVQVFPGRIVKLGLDGTPAGNFALPEVAGGGFQLVFVGRGLPDRVVLAGAQQHTQDGKQNQVSYLTAFDPQGKQIARYHEENAETRFGGMKFVEKTFSNFQRRWALAPDGRVASALTYDDYRITLWNPDGSPNRVIDRPKYAPFARTGEIKKRFQKFFDSITRWNPGSTFEVSPTHAAVADLRFAEDGSLWVLSGRGMWEHEPGVFAS
- the lnt gene encoding apolipoprotein N-acyltransferase yields the protein MRLTRLGRWLDHPLTLCVLAGALYALAFPPVHAGPLAWLVLFPFVRAMRSLRTWRQAVLYGALAAVVMCAIGYAWIADMAMRFWRAPLPVAALLLLVYASFGEINFTLFALILQRWRGRFERWPAAATALLYTLLEEVVPKVFPDTLGSTQGNMPFLPASAALVGTFGLSFLLAWFGACLGWWGGGGVSRRRRAMELGLCLLCVALLWTYGLRRQRLMAALPVERQLRLALVQTNIGDAGVFIEELGSSGRMASHVIGRYAAMTQATVKEQRADLVVWPETAVPVTPRNEAFEPVRALVRSLDVPLVFGGYDFQVQRTGTWRVYNTLFWMDSRGRVRERYHKHNLLPLGEHIPFAERFPVLLDLIPNAGEFSPGPGARVLEVEGVRYAPLICYELLFPRYVRRGVRQGAEVLLNLTNDYWFGSYAEPEQHLSLARMRAFETGRPIVRATNTGISAVIDADGSILARTALWQPEVLRATLPLHTATVTPYVRAGEWVVVALAGFAWGLAALLWKFVP
- a CDS encoding tetratricopeptide repeat protein, with product MARGWARIRLVVLAVAALLAFAVAVPRGGWVFDDHVLIERNADLARADVWWAAFGRDYYASSEAPGVSGYYRPLAVLCNAFDVHVWRGRPQGAHLTNLVLHTLATLAVLPALAALGVSPAAAWWTALVFAVHPVHAESVAFVSGRVDVLATLFVLLALGAAGARHRWAWLGVGAASLLAFLSKESAIVLPVLLALVWWVQRRAPWKEIAALAAALALALVLRAAALPSLLPTTAQGAAAAGNLLLPLQSLVFVLMALFAPVARLLVEPEPAQLGVAWAAAAVVVAGALWGGALALRPRARPALRCAALAGFAALLPVLNLLPQETRLSERFLYLPSAFWLAPVGVLVETAWERRGWWRRLVLAVATLVLVGLLVISSWRARLWRDDLAIWRQAVREEPERAAFWDRLGLALTERRSFGPAEEAQRRAVQLDPRNFNAWHNLGVLLQAKRDTQGAMEAYRRALALQPQSVATHVYLGRLLMAGRDLEGAYAEFQAALQVMPENFEALRMAGMVALRLEDFAAAARYLEAARRLQPDNPAIQKALERLQQRQQP